A stretch of the Amycolatopsis sp. BJA-103 genome encodes the following:
- a CDS encoding SigE family RNA polymerase sigma factor has product MSLSRSSKTGTGSPWDGEFARYFGERAHSLRATAYLLCGDWHQAEDITQAALLKLYLAWPKLSRHDALDGYARKIVLRTFLSEHRRVWRKREKLTDALPEVPSETGGTEQEMLVRHALSGVAPKQRAVLVLRYFEDLSVEETAAALGCSTGNVKSQGARGLATLRKRLGPHFSELALSGAHDDGR; this is encoded by the coding sequence GTGTCGTTGAGCCGCTCGTCGAAGACCGGGACGGGCTCGCCGTGGGACGGCGAGTTCGCCCGGTACTTCGGCGAGCGCGCGCACAGCCTGCGTGCCACCGCGTACCTCCTGTGCGGGGACTGGCACCAGGCCGAGGACATCACCCAGGCCGCGCTGCTGAAGCTGTATCTGGCTTGGCCGAAGCTCTCCCGGCACGACGCGCTCGACGGCTACGCGCGCAAGATCGTGCTGCGGACGTTCCTCTCCGAGCATCGGCGCGTCTGGCGCAAACGGGAGAAGCTCACCGACGCCCTTCCCGAAGTCCCGAGCGAAACGGGCGGTACGGAACAGGAGATGCTGGTCAGGCATGCCCTGTCCGGTGTCGCCCCGAAGCAGCGGGCGGTACTGGTGCTGCGCTACTTCGAAGATCTCAGCGTCGAGGAGACGGCCGCGGCGCTGGGCTGCAGCACCGGGAACGTGAAGAGTCAGGGCGCGCGGGGTCTGGCGACCCTGCGCAAGCGGCTCGGACCGCATTTCAGCGAACTGGCCTTGAGCGGAGCGCACGACGATGGGAGGTGA
- a CDS encoding L,D-transpeptidase, producing MVGVQGSKGEALRFTETARRRSAIAALGLVAVLTLGACSSEPTVSASGPDGGGPISSETGGKAAAPAKLTYEPAAGAQDVAPGQPIRVSVADGTLDQVVLTNPEGKQVAGQPSEDKKSWSTTEQLGYGKAYTWSGKATGTDGKPAEVGGAFTTVKPRKQVGANINVFDGQTYGIAMPITLTFPSKVTDKASVEKALSVETTPKTEGSWAWVHDDTSAHWRPKAYWQPGTTVKFNAKIYGVKIGDGVYGKEDRSASFTIGRSQVVKGNTQTHRLLVIRDGQQIADYAASYGLDADQGRVTPSGTHVVMSKHDTYSMTNERYNYENIVVPSAVRFSTNGEFIHGYGPSIWAQGKKNISHGCVNLAPVNAKEYMAGALVGDPVEIEGSTVKINRARDYSDWTYSWDEWTKLSALGS from the coding sequence ATGGTCGGTGTACAGGGGAGCAAAGGGGAAGCTTTGAGGTTCACTGAAACCGCACGCCGCCGCTCGGCGATCGCGGCACTGGGGCTGGTGGCGGTTCTGACGCTGGGGGCGTGCAGCAGCGAGCCGACCGTGTCGGCCAGCGGGCCGGACGGCGGCGGCCCGATCAGCAGCGAGACCGGCGGGAAGGCCGCCGCGCCCGCCAAGCTGACGTACGAGCCGGCCGCGGGCGCGCAGGACGTCGCGCCCGGCCAGCCGATCAGGGTCAGCGTCGCCGACGGCACGCTCGACCAGGTCGTCCTGACCAATCCGGAGGGCAAGCAGGTCGCGGGCCAGCCGTCCGAAGACAAGAAGAGCTGGTCCACCACCGAACAGCTCGGCTACGGCAAGGCCTACACGTGGTCCGGCAAGGCCACCGGCACCGACGGCAAGCCCGCCGAGGTCGGCGGGGCCTTCACCACGGTCAAACCGCGCAAGCAGGTGGGCGCGAACATCAACGTCTTCGACGGGCAGACCTACGGCATCGCGATGCCGATCACGCTGACCTTCCCGAGCAAGGTCACCGACAAGGCCTCGGTCGAGAAGGCGCTGTCGGTCGAGACCACGCCGAAGACCGAGGGCTCCTGGGCCTGGGTCCACGACGACACCTCGGCGCACTGGCGGCCGAAGGCCTACTGGCAGCCCGGCACCACGGTGAAGTTCAACGCCAAGATCTACGGCGTCAAGATCGGCGATGGCGTGTACGGCAAGGAAGACCGGTCGGCGAGCTTCACGATCGGGCGTTCGCAGGTCGTCAAGGGCAACACCCAGACCCACCGGCTCCTGGTGATCCGTGACGGTCAGCAGATCGCGGACTACGCGGCCAGCTACGGCCTCGACGCCGATCAGGGCCGGGTCACCCCGAGTGGCACGCACGTGGTGATGTCCAAGCACGACACGTACTCGATGACCAACGAGCGCTACAACTACGAGAACATCGTCGTGCCGTCCGCGGTGCGGTTCTCGACCAACGGCGAGTTCATCCACGGCTACGGGCCCTCGATCTGGGCCCAGGGCAAGAAGAACATCTCGCACGGCTGCGTGAACCTCGCTCCGGTGAACGCCAAGGAGTACATGGCGGGCGCGCTCGTCGGGGACCCCGTCGAGATCGAGGGCAGCACGGTCAAGATCAACCGGGCGCGTGACTACAGCGACTGGACCTACTCCTGGGACGAGTGGACGAAGCTGTCCGCTCTCGGGAGCTGA
- a CDS encoding cold-shock protein gives MAQGTVKWFNAEKGFGFIAQDGGEGDVFVHYSEIEGRGFRTLEENQRVEFEVGQGQKGPQAQKVRAI, from the coding sequence GTGGCGCAAGGCACTGTGAAGTGGTTCAACGCGGAGAAGGGCTTCGGCTTCATCGCGCAGGATGGCGGCGAGGGCGACGTCTTCGTTCACTACTCGGAAATCGAGGGGCGCGGTTTCCGCACTCTCGAGGAGAATCAGCGAGTGGAGTTCGAAGTCGGTCAGGGTCAGAAGGGCCCGCAGGCCCAAAAGGTCCGCGCGATCTGA
- a CDS encoding SCO6745 family protein — MGDEAAREIRDVVQVLGGKFMTSPELAEVEAEVGLPPRTLYLRGRSAVLGDPPPKVVAELFGIFPRWLFEFALPPAMAALDAASAVRAYSRSSAKWAHVSLSDADGPGRTADLLFRLVDAADASGLALFAGWQLAERPEDTVERLAFALMVFREFRGGVHFAALRAVGLTVPEAVVADPEGGRGRLLRTAWPEEAADALIAAAEAKGDLRQRWRHAEDLTDQRVTELLAVTLTDDERDELRRRLGALRDTSALIS, encoded by the coding sequence ATGGGTGACGAGGCGGCGCGGGAAATCCGGGACGTGGTGCAGGTGTTGGGCGGGAAGTTCATGACCTCCCCGGAGCTCGCCGAGGTCGAAGCCGAGGTGGGCCTACCGCCGCGGACGCTCTATCTGCGAGGGCGTTCGGCGGTGCTGGGCGACCCGCCGCCGAAGGTCGTCGCGGAGCTGTTCGGGATCTTCCCGCGGTGGCTCTTCGAGTTCGCCTTGCCGCCCGCGATGGCGGCTCTCGACGCGGCTTCCGCGGTCCGCGCCTACTCGCGGTCATCGGCGAAGTGGGCGCACGTCAGCCTTTCGGACGCCGACGGCCCCGGCCGTACGGCGGATCTGCTCTTTCGTCTCGTGGACGCGGCGGACGCGAGCGGTCTCGCGTTGTTCGCCGGATGGCAACTCGCCGAACGTCCGGAAGACACCGTCGAGCGCCTGGCGTTCGCGCTCATGGTCTTCCGCGAATTCCGCGGCGGCGTCCATTTCGCCGCCCTTCGCGCGGTTGGCCTGACGGTGCCCGAGGCCGTCGTCGCGGACCCGGAAGGCGGACGTGGTCGTCTCCTGCGCACCGCGTGGCCCGAGGAGGCCGCGGACGCGCTGATCGCCGCGGCCGAGGCCAAGGGCGATCTGCGGCAGCGGTGGCGGCACGCAGAGGACCTGACCGACCAGCGCGTGACCGAACTCCTCGCCGTCACCCTCACGGATGACGAGCGAGACGAGCTCCGGCGACGTCTCGGCGCCCTGCGGGACACCTCGGCCCTGATATCCTGA
- a CDS encoding efflux RND transporter periplasmic adaptor subunit, whose product MTRVRPSKAWVINGALIVLLAGAGFGIYQAFSPEQNTAEAQTRSTPVRRATVTETVSAAGTLASGYTGTANFATAGKVASIDVKVGDVVSVGQKLATIESAQAAKELQVAKANLSVARDNLDTAETAENTPSAGQNAQSTQNSVASAQAKVDQAELDVQNAQTALDNTTLHAPGAGTVTAISGTVGQQSSSGSSASSQPSTQGGNSSATTSSASSGTGFITITNMTDLVVDTSIAEIDVSKVKAGQKASVTLNSSPDKPVQATVSSVDLTPTTSGSVVSYRAKLALADPPEGLRPGQSASVVVTVAEAQNALSVPAAAVRGNVVTVQENGQNVQRRVQVGLRGESTVQITSGLTEGENVVLTATAATGTAGTGRTGGTGGFPGGGQRGTGAGGGFGGRG is encoded by the coding sequence ATGACGCGAGTTCGCCCCTCCAAGGCCTGGGTGATCAACGGTGCCCTGATCGTGCTGCTGGCCGGAGCAGGTTTCGGGATATATCAGGCATTCAGCCCCGAACAGAACACGGCGGAGGCCCAGACCCGCAGCACGCCGGTCCGCCGGGCCACGGTCACCGAGACCGTCTCCGCCGCCGGGACGCTCGCCAGCGGCTACACCGGCACCGCGAACTTCGCGACGGCGGGCAAGGTCGCGTCGATCGACGTGAAGGTCGGCGACGTCGTGTCGGTGGGCCAGAAGCTCGCGACCATCGAGAGCGCTCAGGCCGCGAAGGAGCTTCAGGTCGCGAAGGCGAACCTCTCGGTCGCCCGGGACAACCTTGACACCGCCGAGACGGCGGAGAACACCCCTAGCGCCGGCCAGAACGCCCAAAGCACTCAGAACAGTGTCGCTTCGGCACAGGCCAAGGTGGACCAGGCCGAGCTCGACGTCCAGAACGCGCAGACAGCGCTCGACAACACCACCCTGCACGCGCCCGGCGCGGGGACGGTCACCGCGATCAGCGGCACCGTCGGGCAGCAGTCCTCCAGCGGCTCTTCGGCAAGCTCGCAACCGTCCACCCAGGGCGGGAATTCCAGCGCCACGACGTCGTCCGCTTCCAGCGGCACCGGGTTCATCACCATCACGAACATGACCGACCTGGTCGTCGACACCTCGATCGCCGAGATCGACGTCAGCAAGGTCAAGGCGGGCCAGAAGGCGTCGGTGACGCTGAATTCGTCGCCGGACAAGCCGGTCCAGGCGACCGTCTCCAGCGTCGACCTGACGCCGACGACCAGCGGCAGTGTCGTCTCCTACCGCGCGAAGCTGGCGCTGGCCGATCCGCCGGAAGGACTGCGGCCCGGCCAGTCGGCGAGCGTCGTGGTCACCGTCGCGGAGGCGCAGAACGCGCTGAGCGTGCCCGCCGCCGCGGTGCGGGGGAACGTCGTCACCGTGCAGGAGAACGGCCAGAACGTCCAGCGCCGGGTGCAGGTCGGTCTCCGCGGCGAATCGACGGTGCAGATCACCTCGGGGCTGACCGAGGGGGAGAACGTCGTGCTGACCGCGACGGCCGCCACGGGCACCGCCGGTACCGGGCGGACGGGCGGCACCGGGGGCTTCCCCGGCGGCGGCCAGCGCGGCACCGGTGCCGGGGGCGGATTCGGCGGTCGGGGATGA